The following proteins are co-located in the Solanum pennellii chromosome 8, SPENNV200 genome:
- the LOC107027234 gene encoding UDP-glucose flavonoid 3-O-glucosyltransferase 7-like, whose amino-acid sequence MDNGSKQLHILFLPYFATGHIIPLVNAARLFASHGGVKVTILTTHHNASLFRSSINNENEEEGHSVISIETLNFPSTEVGLTEGIENFSSASSTEIAGKVFHGIYLLQKPMEDKIREIHPDCIFSDMYFPWTVDIALELKIPRLLFNQSSYMYNSILYNLRVYKPHEKFINQMESNSTNFSVPGLPDKIEFKLSQLTDDLIKPADEKNAFDELLDQTRESEDRSYGIVHDTFYELEPAYAEYYQKMKKTKCWQIGPISYFSCRKRKELISSADESNSSVVEWLNKQKHKSVLYVSFGSIVRFQEEQLAEIAKALEASAVPFIWVVKKDQSAKATWLPESLLDEKKGVIIKGWAPQLTILDHSAIGGFMTHCGWNSVLEAIIAGVPLVTWPVFAEQFYNEKLVEVMGLGVKVGAEVHNSNGGVEISSPVLRREKIKDAIERLMGNSEIRDKAVSMSKMAKNAVEEGGSSWNNLSALIDDIKNFNSSSLKIMD is encoded by the coding sequence ATGGATAACGGGAGCAAGCAACTACACATCCTCTTCCTTCCTTACTTCGCCACTGGTCATATCATTCCATTAGTTAACGCCGCCAGGCTATTCGCCTCTCATGGCGGCGTCAAAGTCACCATCCTCACTACCCACCACAACGCCTCCCTCTTCCGATCTTCTATTAACAACGAAAACGAAGAGGAAGGCCATTCCGTTATCTCTATTGAGACTCTCAACTTCCCATCCACTGAAGTTGGATTGACTGAAGGGATCGAGAATTTCAGTTCCGCCTCTTCAACTGAAATCGCGGGCAAAGTATTTCACGGAATTTATCTTCTGCAGAAACCAATGGAAGATAAAATTCGTGAAATTCATCCTGATTGTATCTTCTCTGATATGTATTTCCCATGGACCGTCGATATCGCGTTGGAACTCAAAATCCCCAGGCTATTGTTCAATCAATCCAGCTACATGTACAATTCCATCCTCTACAATCTTAGGGTTTACAAACCTCATGAAAAATTCATCAATCAAATGGAATCCAATAGTACTAATTTCTCGGTTCCGGGTTTACCTGATAAGATTGAGTTCAAGCTATCGCAACTTACAGACGATCTGATTAAGCCTGCTGATGAGAAGAATGCTTTTGATGAATTGCTTGATCAAACCAGAGAATCTGAGGATCGAAGCTATGGTATCGTTCACGACACTTTTTACGAGCTAGAACCTGCTTATGCTGAGTACTAtcagaagatgaagaaaacCAAATGTTGGCAAATTGGTCCCATTTCGTATTTTTCTTGTCGAAAAAGAAAAGAGCTTATCAGTTCGGCTGATGAAAGTAACTCATCTGTTGTAGAGTGGTTGAATAAACAGAAGCACAAATCGGTCCTCTACGTCTCTTTCGGGAGCATAGTTAGATTCCAAGAGGAGCAACTTGCTGAAATCGCAAAAGCTCTAGAAGCCTCTGCCGTCCCTTTCATTTGGGTAGTGAAGAAGGACCAATCAGCAAAAGCCACGTGGTTACCGGAGAGTTTGTTGGATGAGAAAAAAGGTGTGATCATTAAAGGGTGGGCGCCGCAACTAACCATCTTGGACCATTCAGCGATAGGAGGATTCATGACACACTGTGGATGGAATTCGGTGCTGGAAGCCATCATCGCAGGCGTGCCGTTGGTGACATGGCCAGTGTTTGCTGAACAATTCTACAATGAAAAGCTTGTGGAAGTAATGGGGCTAGGAGTGAAAGTAGGGGCAGAAGTCCATAACTCCAACGGAGGTGTTGAGATATCAAGTCCTGTGTTAAGGAGAGAAAAGATAAAAGACGCCATTGAGAGGTTAATGGGAAATTCGGAAATAAGAGATAAAGCAGTGAGTATGAGTAAGATGGCTAAAAATGCGGTGGAAGAAGGTGGATCTTCATGGAACAATCTCAGTGCTCTCATTGATGATATCAAGAATTTTAATTCTTCCTCATTGAAGATCATGGATTAA